The sequence ACCAAAATAAGTACACTATTGTACGTGCCCTTCGCTCCGTCCCCGCATTCTCCGTTGTTCTGGCAGTCAGGACTGGtcaaaaaatatgaattattctaagtaattactccctccgtcccactgtacctgagactctttctattttggacgtcccactgtaagtgagactctttcctttttgggtaaaatttttttccctttaaacacattttcactttttcacctacacacaaaatacacctttcttaattcccgtgcccaaaaaaaaggtctcacttacagtgggacggagggagcattattgtgatgaaaagtaatagGAGTaatagatattaaaaaaaaaagtatatgtTTTTGAAACATTGTCTATCTTTATATCAGTAATTACTTTTTCACATAACAATAATTTTTTGTACGGCCCGCCCATAAAAGTAACCCACTACCCACTTCAgccccgacccgacccgtctTTTATATACACTTGGTCTCACACGGAGGAGACCAACTCTTTAAATTTAACTAAGATATATGTACTCCCTCCTCCGTCCCTTAAACATCTTCATCTCTTTCTATTTTAGTCCGTCCCTAAAACATCTTGCTaatctatttttgaaaataattgcaCTCACTATTACTAttacaatcttcactttttgtgagactcattctccactcatcaaatacacaattaacaaacttttattaaaacccgtgtcacccTCCCTTAGGGAGATgcttgggggacggagggagtatttctttttcaaaacaATTTAATTACAATAGGGTTGTAGTTAAAACTGTGTGATTTGGTGAACGACAAATTAttataaaactaattaatttaattttggagCAACAGATGATGTGGAGGAGGAAATAAAGTACGTTCCTGGAGTTGAGTCGATCAATACCAAGGATTTAATGCACTACCTAAAAGAATCCCAATTTGGAAGTGTACCTACCAGAATGATGCGCTTGGTCTTTGAGCAAGCGAAGACGGCTGATTTTGTCCTGCAAAACACTGTGGAAGAGCTTGAACCTCAAACGCTATCAGCTCTCCACAAATACCTACCAAACTACGCCATCGGCCCCCTTAACTTCTCCAAAAACCTTCCAACAAACACCGTCACCAAGAGTCTTTGGTCGGAGTCAGACTGCACCGATTGGCTCGAATCCAAACCTCCTGCTTCGGTGCTGTATGTCTCGTTCGGGAGCTTCTTGCACACCAATAAGCAAGTGCTCGAGGAATTGGCGTACGGGCTCGTTCTTAGTGAAGTGGATTTCGTATGGGTGATTCGACGAGGTATTCTCGGCCATGGGGAAACCAGTCTGTTGCCCACCGGCTTCCAGGATGCCGTTCGAGAGAGAGGGCTGATCCTTGCATGGTGCGATCAGATTAAGGTTCTGTCCAATCCCGCCGTTGGGGGCTTCTTGACGCACTGTGGCTGGAACTCGACTCTGGAGAGCATGTGGAGTGGCGTTCCCATGATTTGCTATCCCTTTGAGCATGATCAACCATGTAATAGGAAACTAGTGGTTGATGATTGGGAGAATGGGGTCAATCTTTGTGAGGATTATGGATCTCTTGATAGGGAACAAGTGGCCCACAAGATTAAGAGCTTTATGAATGAAGGTGTTTCGGGCAAGAATGCAGGTAGAGTGAGGCAGGTGATGCAGAATGCGGTGGAAATTGATGGCTCTTCCGAAAGAAACTTCGACCGCTTTGTAAAGGATTTGGAGGCAAAGATTCATGCCCAAAATTAATGTTTTCTGGTTTCagttagagcatctccaatgcatgaCACTCAGAAGTGGCGCCAATTGGTGGTTTCCCCACCTTAGCGTCACCCATCTTCAGTGTATTGGCACTATAAGTGGAGctatatataatcttcatttcCATTTAATCCCATTTTTATTCTTCTATTTAaaaattcaacattacattaattaaaaggAATATTTTccgtaaaatacatgaacttttaataaattCTGGTTTTTCCCATGTCCTTTAAAATTTTTAGAAAAGTACACtacctttcgattttttctgattttttcccACGGGTATGAAGTACCCCAAATAGAAGCTGATTTTAGGTCTTTTGACTTATATTTGTTTATACCTACACGCGACGGATAATAAAGGTGACATAATAAAGTCGATGTAACTGTGAATTGAAAACCCTTCACACTTAAgtatcaaaaaatctaagtcaATAGCCCTAAAATCATAATTtgctgaaagttcgtgtattttacggtaAATATccctaattaaaataaaatcaaatacttcaaataaaatacaataatttaaaataaaaatacactaaTTTTTTACGGCTatcggaccaaaacgagaccaaatATGCTCCTTCAAATCTAAGGTTCAaacttttttcaatttttttttaataattcacGCGTGCTCTTAGGATCGGGGGAGATATGTGTTCTACACTCTCATAGTTTTTGGGTTGACCTTTTTGATCCCCAAAGGACCTTAGGATcaggagatatgaatttttgaaTGCAGCCCATCAAACGGgcccaattttgaaaaatttagattttcataaatttttcTTAACAAGAGCCCATCTTTGAAAGCcatacttcttcttttgaactCCAATTCAAAGTGGAGATTAAAACTTGTAACATTGGAGTCTCCATTGAAGCTCTGGGTCGAAATCTGTACTTATTTGAAAATAGTCTCTTGAAGTTGAAATGTTGTCAATTTTTTATAAGTGTGAACTTCTTTTCATAAAATAATTCGTAATTAAGATGATGTGATCCTATGTGTTGTAATGAGGATTAAGGGATAATTAGTAATGCAAAATCAAAAGACTAGATTTTGTAAGTAATTTCAGCTTCTTATAAAACTCCGAGAATAGGTAAACATAGAGAACCTTAAATAGCCAACAGTAAACGTTATATATAGCATGGATGCCAAGTGTTAAGATTTTTCTTGTAGGATATTCAAGGCGGTTCATCAtcattgttggaaatatggttttaataaccattttgaaattaattatttaattaaatatttatatttaatgaaaataatgattggatgttaatctacatctagatgaacgtggtatacttgaagtctcaaaatcgatttccggtgagtgagatattatATGCCAAAGTTTGGATGTAGTGTAGGGAAATAACACTTGAGAAGTGttattgtcccacattggaaaagTAGAGATGTTTTctcttgtataagaatagcaataCTCATGGACCTAATAACTTGTGGGCTTGTTAGTGGGTTTGGATGAAGGCCTTGGCCTCGCGCGCCTCCGTCGGACGGGCGGGTCCGGTCGGGCCGCGGCCAGGGACTTGGATCTTgacaattggtgctttgggtggtgtttgggtccaACTATATTCTTTTTGGACATTGGGCTATATTTTTCCGTGGCCCAATTGTTTTGTAACAACCCAACCAATATGAAGCAGCCTAGCATGGCTGCCATGGTAGTTTTGAAACTGCACAGTTTTGAATTCTAAAACTACTTGACAGTTTCGAATTCTTTTGAAATTCTGCAGCAAACTTCAATGTAGTAACATCCATAACAGTTATATGGTGGATTAATTCCCATAATGCAAATTTAATTCCCCTCATGGTGAGCACCTATATATAAGTCTGCCTAGGACATTGCATGGGTTGTAATAACCCGCTCTTTTTATagtatttaaatccagtaacaCGATAGTTAATATCGTATCTTCCAGTAAATGGAACCCAGTTGCcagttatatatgaatccagcttatgatcctgatttTTATTATCAGAgacagagttattattttagccttATGCTTTTGTATTGCGTGAGTAAATCGCGATGAGGATTATTGAgttattcaataattattatctccAAGTTAtgactgacttagcaaagtcatctTATTTATCAATCGAGAAGCAGAACAGTTATATtaagtgctactagaagtcctAGGATTACTCCGACTGCAAAGCCGATTAAatccacggatttaatttaagacATAATACAGTTTATCGCTATTAGCAGGCGAGGAAGCAGATATCAAGCATATACAGAAATATGATAATTagaaaatcgaagccagtattttatttacagTGCACAGATTACAGtctagttcccagcttggggaaaatcgtctagTATATCACAAAGGTTGTGGACTCTACGTGGCCCACTTACTGCCACTCACTCAAGTATTGGGCACAACagtcaaagagagagagaaagttcaAAAGTAGAGTGCTGCATGAGGATACTCTGACTtacaaagaaagaaaagagaaagaaaagtcAAAAGGGGGGAGGGAAATGTGTGCTGCAGTGAGAACAAACTCTGCACTCCCTCTTCCCCTGCAGAAGAAGCCGACCACCATCTCTGCACCCCATCTCCTCAGCCGCCTCCAATGGCTGCTTTGTTCCCCCAAACCTCAACTTCCAGCCACCCTACCTCCGTTCATTTCActagcatactcaagtatgcGACGCTAATCCTCTATTAATGCCAACCAGCCAACATATGCAAATTTTCATTCACACCTTATTTCACCAAGAAACATCAAAGAACAGTCCCATTTCGTTTTGGCCGGAGCGCCCAAGGTAAGACTTAGCTCAATGCTTTCTTTCTTGATTAGTTCACCTGAAATTATTGAGACAACAAGACCAATATTATTTCAGTTTCACTTCATTCAACACCAACCGAAAAGCAAAAGGAATCATTCATTTCTTctttgccagaaacctcaagGTAAAAGTTAACtttgattcatcatctccttcaaTTGCAACTTgcatttattgaaagaaacaagttcaaacttttcagtTCAGTTACTCCAGTTCAACAAACAACAATATTCAACCAACATAAAGGCTTCAAGCTTCGGCTTATTCTCAGCTTATTCGTTTCATAAGCTCAGCCACAAACCAACAGCATACTTCAAGGTAATCATGCTATCATATTATTCATACCAGTGAGCATTCATATCAAAGCATGATCATGAGTAGTTTCACAAGGATAGACGACGTATAagcatcttgaacttagtaaaCACACCAACTACGCTTTTATGAGCAAGTGACAGTTCATATGTAGATTTAGACGAGCATATATATGAGTTTATGCAAAGCAAGAAGAGATTACACCTTATCCTTGCCTAGCTAATTCACGATTAAGAACCGATAGAAAAGGGGGCGAGATTTTGACTTAGCTTTAGAGAGGAGTGGGCGACTGCCCTGCTCTAAATCGGAAGACGGCGTGACGACGGAGCTTCCGTTGGCGTCGGAACTAGGGCGCAGGGACAGATGACGCCGGCCAGATCAGGAAATCATGGCCGAGAGAGAGAACGGCCGGCGCCGACTGCTTTCATAATTGAAACAAGGGGAGAGATGAGTGCGGCCAGCGCCGGATTCCAGACGAGGACGATCAGCTCCAAGGTCGGAGCAGCGCCGCTTGACAAatatggttttcgtacctcaattccatatattttgttgtcatttcccttcatgttttgcttgtgaatgcttgtttgttcccgaatatttagttttatgaagatttgatgtcttggtgtagttttggagtaatttcaggaaaaatcaaggattaattggaggattttgaagatatgagattgaagtatgtctcgagaggaatccgtgagcgcaaacggcgaccaaatccgagtccgaaCGAGgaagaacggagcaaaacgagcggactgcgcaaaacgcccagtaccccacggtcaccacccgcggccgcggggtgggaccgcgggtcagctgcccccgactcCAGGAGacgcccgcggtcaccacccgcggccgcggggcgggaccgcgggtcccctgagcatcccccacgtttgaaggccgcggacgcgggccgtgaccgcgggaaaagggcggggctccccccaAGTGGGTCCCAGACGTGATTTTGAGCCCTaaaaccccattttccccccATTCCTCACATCATTCATCTTCTCCAACATTCAATACTCCTTCCTACCTCCATACTAAGCTCTAACCCCCATTAAGACTCCTTGCTACCCATTTgaagaaggcattgaagaggagagatgattgaagcaagcttttcaataggatttgttcattctttctctctctttcatttatgtttccttttttattgggtatgttattgttgaacatgataggctaatttctctttaatttggggattaggctagatgattattgtaatggattgattatttgtgctcaatataaatcttgtttgttcctttgcactttatcttttcaaacccttgctttaattcttgtatggtttgttggccacattctatgcatttctaatttgcaatttgaatcgggagaggataattgcaatagataaggcgtttgaaacatatcaattcgattaccgggaggttgagagttgggtgagagtatgtcgatctttgtgtgcttttgggagttataggttagaagttgaccggggacggcaactatgacccgtaatctaccgttctagtcgtccgggagggggctagaactagttgagAGATCattctagataattaggatcgtcaagattagtattgagttataattgaagtcccttgcttaatcatcgatgcctagtccctaaatcgccttaatcatcttattaatccactttgcttatttgatttttatttgtctttgcacttgttaagtatttagttagataatcaaaccaatcactcaattgtttagtctaaatagtctagtaaaatgaattaggataatcactagattgaactactaatccttgtgggatacgaccttgcttccatatattacaactacccgtatacttgcggcgtggtgaaaatattagcaaACACCGCTCCCAGACGACAGCAGCCCGTCGGATTTCGAACGAGGATGCGGCCGCAACAGCGACCTGGTATTTGACGATTAGGGCTTGAAATAGGGTTCTGCGATGAAGAGAAATGGCGGCGCTGGGATAGACGCGTGGAAGGCTGACGCTGGTAGCAGACGACGGCTGGACGGCCGGAGAAGGTGAAGCCGATCAGAGTTTGAGGGCGCCGAGCGAACAGGCTGGAGAGGAAGGGGCGAGCGGCtccttgagagagagaaaagggaaGGACCGAGAGTTGAGAGAGAGTTTTGGGCTTCCATCACTTAAATGTTTAAGTGGGCCTTGTTTTAGCAAATTCTTTTAAAGTTTGGGCTGATAGATATATATACAGTGATTGGACCgaaagtttttgaaagagaaaGAGTTTTGGGCTTTCCCCTTTTATTTGTAATTGGGCCAGATTTTTGGGCTTGGATTTTATTTCATCTGGACCCCATTCATGTTTAATTGGGCCACCTTCACTTGGGTTGAAGTTACTTCTTTAGTTAAGCCTTGCagtatttattttgatggagcCAATTATTTATGAGTGGGTGGGCCAATTcttattcagtaaatgagccacccagtttattaattattgtttttggaTTTCGGACTTTATAGCGAGCTATTAtcgtttatttcattaaagccaCTTGTTTATTTGATTAGTTGGCTagtctcttttgagcctattaattattggAGGTTAcattagtaattatgtttctatcgaaaagcccgataattttctacgaggtcacacctcgattaaagccgagttagtcctttatttctgtaacaacccgctcttttattatatttaaatccaggaatacgataattattatttcatctttcagtaaatcaaacccagtaattatttatgatttaaatccagcttatgacactggattatattctattaagcaggattattattttattaccaagtcagtagcttcgcgtaaataaaaccgcgatgagaattattgagtaagccaataattatttcagattcataactgacttagcgaagtcatgttatttattaatcacaatagaattatttttctattttttattattatttcttgagtcatgaatttattccggtttatgaagaattaaatctaaggatttaatttagaatttattctaactaagaaaggaagcagatatcgagtagtttcataaacacgcgatattaacaaaacccggtagttggattatatttaaaaaaaaaaaaatgcaatacaatattacagatatagaaattccaagacaagaattactgcttctgtttatacttcactttacaaacccctatttttctatctatctaccagtacttaaaaaaaaaaaagaatagtgtatgtgtgtgaagaaaatctgcagctatcccttaagcatgctcaagcatgctcagccatctattgacattttttttttttgactccagctccagcagcatatctgcaaaattttcacacccgaacaccttcatttggtttcagTTTTCAACAAACAAATCTAATCTCATTAATTCTTCaaccaaaatctcaagtattcaacagacaaatctaatttgtcagcagcaaatataatctcattgaattcttcaaccacgcctaaacttagccgcactattcactatatttttttcacactagcagcttcagtatttactccctataaaaggcatcctcacttacctaaaatccttagcagctgcaaagaattttagacgaaacaagatcaccatatataactcagcaacaacaaccaacaaacaaaactttcaaggtattcactatctcatttgcacgcttcggtttaattaggaatacagaatggtagagaacctacatatgcataaatggacatagcaaatatagcaaaccattcgtttctgtgatacataatgagctatgatatgttgtaaaaataagaatacagaaaaccaagttttcattccaaaatcaagtctttatacaaagttgaattttctgaaaattattcaaatttacgaacctatcgtgagtgataaaacgagagagaaaggatggtggattgtcggagctctgcgactcaccgGCTTCGGAACTCGGAGAAACGCTGGAAACGGCGGACTCCCCGGCTCGCCTTGGTGCTCCACGAGCagtcagcggcagcagctccacgCGGCGGCCTCGCTGGCGACCGGAACGGCCAGGACGCGGGGAGGAGATGGCCGGAATCgagcgagagaaagagagatgttGCAGCGTTCTTtcttgattgagagagagagccgagcggctgttgagcgagagagaagagtgagcaaatttactttaatagatagagagagagatgatgctGCAATTTGTCTTCTTAATTGAGAGAGTGCCgagtgttttaaaaaaaaagggagagaaagCTTTGATGATTAAAAGAGTAGGAAAGTTTAActttaataaagaaaaagaagatgtTGAGTGGTGTGAATTATTGAGgaatattagagagagagggaaaccGAGTGGTTAGGGATGGGGAGGAttttcagccgggtttgggccgaaaattttgggctttcttatttgggcctattttaatttaattgtttgggccttattcaaagaaaaacatgatagacttaatttatctaattaatttgggcttatatctatttaaattatttgagctcttaattattaatttaaattgagcttgattaatttaattatatattgacctttaaattaattatttaaatggagttctttatttcaagtatttataaagggattataaaataaaatattttgagttaaactctcatttaaattaattcttttcaaaacgacttattaatatggattatttgaaaaggattaaattgttttatgtatgagaaagcatgatctatgatgatataatttatctatgtaatattataggttttgttttttttaaatgacggaatatttgacttgatgacataaatagaacgagttttgattaatgcgcatgttgatgttcgaataaatagtttcgaacctaaatgatagttatgtgataatgttttgagtttaaggttttgacgagataagattaattctttccagtccacattaattattacttggactcctattatttattaataatgggtctcgaaattatattacttgggctcctacgatttaattgattaagtccaatgaaatttatttatttaacccaataagaattattattttaggcttctttattaatcctaattattttaattagtgattaatattaaaatttactaattatttttaagggtgatgatgggctcacttattgggcttcatgattttattatcttgggcctcatgtgttgggctctagaatttaattgatgttgggcctaatattattaatgcactgggcttcgaatttattcttttgggctcgaattaaattccttttgggccttgattattttattttaattgggtcttcataattattctattaattttaattagagaagattttaagacttactaattattaattagtaagtgaattagattattttaaaatgagtagatcattaaagattaataatccgacctcataagacgagctttaattccttaaataggatttgcatctcataatttaattaaaggaatatgagtcatgcataatcatttcacgcatcctcatttattgagatttttcgagaattagaatcttattttattttctcggattaaaggtcaagcaccagagttagagctaaaccgtgagtcggctattcaggtaggctttctacgtataaactaaaattatatattagaattgttaagactttatgcttatgaatttaaatgatattgtcaatgcctaaatgctttatgttttattattaattgcctatctgatgttaatcgaattcggattctggatgggaccgcaaatcccttcggaattagtgtacaccttgtgatcgtgagtcatctagcgggttggccgatcatagtgtccgtagagggaggcctccctctcggcacgagttactgatatggtgattaatgatataaaatacctgcgcgggttattgatgaaagaaatgatattatgtttggtaaatacgagtctttaaaggaaaaccctcgtatattactactattgaaaggcttgacaataaaatattatgcatgtatgtaaatttcggcaagtgtccactaagtacttttgtacttagccctgcatgtatttttaaatgtgcaggttgagcggtgatcgaggatgtagtgtgcaagcggagctttgtcaaactaggatgagtacctcagagtagagtatatgtcttcatacatatactcaaattattattccgctgcgaacactgattatgttaagatattatgtcaaacaatatgtattatttaataatgtactaaaactattgagtaccccgttttgggataatattatgtacggtccccttgtggccttcattgatatctagatatttcgattgatttccttatacaagtcgagtcatcaagaaaccgaatatgtccctttcttactcccgctcctaaattccctcccttagtcgcggtttccccgaatttgctatccttagcaagtgcggtcgtgacagaatggtgtcagagcatttcttttgctctgagtactactcattctttctaagttgagtctagattaagtaagtaaatacactttgaactagttgacaaaagcttggcactacatctcgtcacgctcaacggaggttatggtaagtactttcaagttttaattaagttaatttcttgaaatgtatgaagcatgaataagtatgactatggtatgaatcacaagaacttagaactgttaagttatatatgctcactctcacgacggaacatagaagagaacttagggagatgccttaactttttcttcatgttacgatgacatcgacaatgacggtcgaaatagagaaagaagaatcacacaaagggtcgcatgatgaaaccacgagcatgaagattgagcagcataACGAACGctaatagtacgttgatggcatgggcataacttaaatattcgagtgtttttctacgatgagatctcgaattagcttggccttttgaacttattttgttgaaacttttagtgctcgttgctagatttaagaaaatatcatcatcccataacaagccctaagttcgggaaacaacgacactagaactatatgatagtcgaattggtaatctgtgattaagtattaagaacctgtatggcttgtgtaaatgctagatttagatgatgaggtgtttttgcacgttatggttattgaaccaaact comes from Salvia miltiorrhiza cultivar Shanhuang (shh) chromosome 3, IMPLAD_Smil_shh, whole genome shotgun sequence and encodes:
- the LOC131017550 gene encoding UDP-glycosyltransferase 86A1-like, encoding MGERQRKVHGIMVCLPFQGHLNPFVSLALKLASKGFAITFVHLEFLYRKLRDAHHANETDVDFFSGARELGLDIRFTTMADCFPLEFDRDANFPEYWETMARDFPALADEFVGNVVSSEPDMIHFLVTDTIHNWPAAVARKYNLVNVSLWTQPALVYCLAYHWDLLEQNGHFPCKDDVEEEIKYVPGVESINTKDLMHYLKESQFGSVPTRMMRLVFEQAKTADFVLQNTVEELEPQTLSALHKYLPNYAIGPLNFSKNLPTNTVTKSLWSESDCTDWLESKPPASVLYVSFGSFLHTNKQVLEELAYGLVLSEVDFVWVIRRGILGHGETSLLPTGFQDAVRERGLILAWCDQIKVLSNPAVGGFLTHCGWNSTLESMWSGVPMICYPFEHDQPCNRKLVVDDWENGVNLCEDYGSLDREQVAHKIKSFMNEGVSGKNAGRVRQVMQNAVEIDGSSERNFDRFVKDLEAKIHAQN